Proteins co-encoded in one Paracrocinitomix mangrovi genomic window:
- a CDS encoding DNA repair ATPase: protein MSEEEKVNTDENPKDGQQSLDGGTYDIIRKRLSKHGDELFQRMNNLNATRKELFGSVETKLLATERINTTNNCVPRDIISIGGNLFLFGYNVHIGLKSETFIQDVFGVFEFNPKEYSFQEGNLDAFQDETFLKDFSDLYKYYRETVFVKFIQLGPYLYMVFRIGKNISDIKTFKWLNQDGKLQYEGNRSDHEYKFPEQHEFTWKKVGRDQHVDGEHPHITIEDLVFVETIGGDLTVKVEDNTATGKGIYAEPVKNKDQTLDDADIFYSRIGNLILMKIRPYQEDDFRYLVYNHKVQEVKRIDAIADACILLSNDQGIIFPKGYYINTGEYKLFDNQLEGLIFEKRIPAANGEDYLYCFYNRDAGVYFLLSYNIIAQKVETPIVCNGFTLFENGELAMFKAQEEPQKHHAIQIMQTVYSTKELEGTADSSNYLTKIGNKEIVLALSECQELINLINKEDSFSNLYVDIVKKSTDVIDSYHWLSQKDAGHLEEPLKEIRSAASNAIEEFEKILQLKRSAKDKTEEVEKKAKDLLSKSKNMRVAKVNDIVQLLAELRHSKGEIIGLKSIRYVDLNRVENLENQISKAVDFASENCVNFLLKKEALDPYKEKVASIEKEVKELNKVVVANDLEKEINAVSAELELLIEIVSNLKILDATKTTQIIDSITALFSNFNQINSDLRKRRKELILVEGKAEFNAQIRLINQGFINYIDLADDPEKCNDYLNKLIVQLEELEGKFAEFDEYRVQIEEKREEIYNAFESKKVALVEAQNKRAQTLYSSADRILSGVKNRAESFDNVVDINGYFASDLMVDKVRDIIKNLVDLGDSTKADDVQSKLKSVKEEAIRQLNDKQELFAESGEGIKFGKHTFLVNTQKLDVTTVLRSDSIYFHLTGTNFYEEIENDLLNETREVWDMHLSSENRLVYRAEFLAYQMRKAILNEDLGLLHWAEKTQKEKQEWEQAFISKRFNEGYVKGIHDNDASKILSQLILKEESIGLLKYSSNERVKALLFWDYCLEATTKDRLSAQLKALGIIRSVFKSHNEADYISDQLLALIDPFEDVLEVEANTDRVVQYLIEEISLNEKFVLSHEAKQLVESFKKYLSNHKKTTVFNNAIFKDAPHWDDQFNQIQLWLKSFNRIENKLVQNRVVDEAAFYLLKNNKDLFYSSTVDVTAEITDLKGDHPVIEDGKYQLHYNDFMDKLLAFEASEVRMYHQYHDIKKRLTADFKDRIRLSEFMPRVLSSFVRNQLIDKVYLNIIGDNLAKQIGTAGADKRTDLMGMLLLISPPGYGKTTLMEYIASRLGLVFMKINGPALGHNVVSLDPEDADNAASREEIMKLNLGLEMGDNIMLYLDDIQHCNPEFLQKFISLADGQRKIEGVYNGKTKTYDFRGKKVVVVMAGNPYTESGEKFRIPDMLANRADIYNLGDILGDSDEEFKMSYLENSLTSNNVLGTLKDKGKKDVYNLIKVAQGQPLESITFENSYTSEELSDILAVLKMSLTVRDVVLKVNLEYIDSAGKEDVFRTEPPFKLQGSYRDMNKMVEKLNPLMNDQELDTLLMSHYENEAQTLTTGAEANLLKLKELIGKLSPEEQTRWNEIKKEYAKRQKLKGFGDSNEMIQVISQMENLNETLSGLGQNQDPDFMVQLKKLTEGVRAISTVMIENRDGEFKTTSKSSSTTKGKTTSSKTKGKKDTE from the coding sequence GTGAGCGAAGAAGAAAAAGTAAATACAGACGAGAATCCGAAAGATGGACAGCAATCCCTCGACGGTGGTACCTATGATATCATTCGAAAAAGGTTGAGCAAGCATGGAGACGAGCTTTTTCAACGAATGAATAATCTTAATGCCACCAGAAAGGAACTATTTGGTTCTGTAGAGACTAAATTGCTGGCTACTGAGCGTATAAACACAACTAATAATTGTGTTCCGCGTGATATCATTTCTATTGGAGGTAATTTGTTCTTATTTGGGTACAATGTGCATATTGGTCTTAAATCAGAGACCTTTATTCAAGATGTATTTGGAGTTTTTGAATTTAATCCAAAAGAATATTCTTTTCAGGAGGGAAACCTGGATGCTTTTCAGGATGAAACTTTCCTAAAAGATTTCTCTGACCTTTATAAATACTACAGAGAAACCGTATTTGTTAAGTTTATCCAACTAGGACCATATTTGTATATGGTTTTCAGAATAGGAAAGAATATTTCTGATATCAAAACCTTTAAATGGTTAAATCAAGATGGTAAACTTCAATATGAAGGAAATAGATCTGATCATGAGTATAAGTTTCCTGAGCAACATGAATTTACCTGGAAAAAAGTTGGTAGAGATCAACATGTAGATGGTGAACATCCTCATATTACCATTGAAGATTTGGTATTTGTTGAAACCATTGGCGGAGATTTAACTGTTAAGGTTGAAGATAATACAGCCACCGGGAAGGGAATATATGCTGAACCGGTTAAAAATAAGGATCAAACTTTAGATGATGCTGACATTTTTTACAGCAGAATAGGGAATTTGATTCTCATGAAGATTCGCCCTTATCAAGAGGATGACTTCAGGTATCTTGTATATAATCATAAGGTTCAAGAGGTAAAGAGAATTGACGCAATTGCTGATGCGTGTATTCTATTGTCTAATGATCAGGGAATTATTTTTCCTAAAGGATATTACATCAATACGGGAGAATACAAGTTGTTTGATAATCAACTAGAGGGGCTCATTTTTGAAAAAAGAATTCCTGCAGCCAATGGTGAAGACTACTTGTATTGCTTTTATAACAGAGATGCAGGAGTTTACTTTTTGTTGTCGTATAATATTATTGCTCAAAAAGTTGAAACACCAATTGTTTGTAACGGATTTACCCTTTTTGAAAATGGTGAGCTGGCTATGTTTAAGGCCCAAGAAGAGCCTCAGAAACATCATGCTATTCAAATAATGCAAACCGTCTATTCTACTAAAGAATTGGAGGGTACAGCAGATTCATCCAATTACCTTACAAAAATTGGTAATAAAGAAATTGTTTTAGCGCTATCTGAATGTCAGGAATTGATAAACCTAATCAACAAAGAGGATTCGTTTTCTAATCTATATGTAGATATAGTAAAGAAATCAACTGATGTTATTGATTCATATCACTGGTTATCTCAAAAAGATGCAGGTCATCTTGAAGAACCTTTAAAAGAGATTAGATCTGCAGCATCTAATGCTATTGAAGAATTTGAAAAAATCCTTCAACTCAAAAGATCTGCTAAAGACAAGACAGAAGAGGTTGAGAAAAAAGCCAAAGACTTATTGAGTAAGTCTAAAAATATGCGCGTAGCTAAAGTAAATGACATTGTTCAATTACTGGCTGAATTACGACATTCAAAAGGTGAAATTATCGGTCTCAAAAGTATTCGATATGTTGATCTGAATCGAGTAGAAAATTTAGAGAATCAAATCTCTAAAGCTGTTGATTTTGCTTCTGAAAATTGTGTCAACTTTTTATTGAAAAAAGAAGCGCTTGATCCCTACAAAGAGAAAGTTGCTAGTATTGAGAAAGAAGTTAAAGAGTTGAATAAAGTAGTTGTTGCAAATGATTTGGAAAAAGAAATCAATGCTGTATCTGCTGAGCTCGAACTTTTAATTGAAATAGTGAGCAACCTTAAAATTTTGGATGCTACTAAAACAACGCAAATCATTGATTCTATCACTGCCTTGTTCTCCAATTTTAACCAAATCAACTCTGACCTTAGAAAGAGAAGAAAAGAATTGATTTTAGTTGAAGGTAAGGCTGAATTTAATGCGCAGATAAGATTGATCAACCAAGGGTTTATCAACTATATTGATTTAGCGGATGATCCGGAAAAATGCAATGATTATCTCAACAAACTAATTGTTCAGCTGGAAGAGTTAGAGGGGAAATTTGCTGAATTTGATGAGTATCGAGTTCAAATTGAAGAGAAGAGAGAGGAAATCTATAATGCTTTTGAAAGCAAAAAAGTGGCTTTGGTTGAAGCGCAGAATAAAAGAGCACAAACCTTGTATAGCAGTGCAGATAGAATTTTATCCGGGGTTAAAAATAGAGCAGAAAGTTTTGATAATGTAGTTGATATCAATGGATATTTTGCATCTGATTTAATGGTGGATAAGGTTCGTGATATCATTAAAAATTTAGTGGATTTAGGTGACTCTACTAAAGCGGATGATGTTCAGTCAAAACTAAAATCTGTTAAAGAAGAAGCAATTAGACAACTGAATGATAAGCAAGAGTTGTTTGCAGAAAGCGGTGAAGGAATCAAATTTGGAAAACATACTTTCCTTGTAAATACGCAAAAGCTAGATGTTACTACGGTATTAAGAAGTGATTCTATTTACTTTCATCTAACCGGAACAAACTTCTATGAAGAGATAGAAAATGACCTATTAAATGAAACCAGAGAAGTTTGGGACATGCATTTGTCTTCTGAGAATAGATTAGTATATCGAGCTGAATTTTTGGCGTATCAAATGCGAAAAGCCATTTTGAATGAAGATTTAGGTTTATTGCATTGGGCAGAGAAAACCCAAAAAGAAAAACAAGAATGGGAACAAGCTTTCATTTCTAAGCGTTTCAATGAAGGATATGTAAAAGGTATTCATGACAATGATGCAAGCAAAATTTTGAGTCAACTCATCTTAAAGGAAGAATCAATAGGTTTATTGAAGTATTCAAGTAATGAAAGGGTTAAGGCGCTATTATTTTGGGATTATTGTTTAGAGGCGACTACAAAAGATAGACTTTCGGCACAATTGAAAGCACTTGGTATTATCAGATCAGTATTCAAAAGTCATAATGAGGCAGATTACATCAGTGATCAGCTTTTGGCGTTGATTGATCCATTTGAAGATGTGCTTGAAGTTGAAGCAAATACAGACAGAGTTGTTCAATATCTAATTGAAGAAATTAGCTTGAATGAGAAGTTTGTGTTGTCTCATGAAGCAAAACAGTTGGTAGAGTCTTTTAAAAAGTATCTTTCTAATCACAAAAAGACAACTGTTTTTAATAATGCTATTTTCAAAGATGCTCCTCATTGGGATGATCAATTTAATCAGATCCAACTTTGGTTAAAATCATTCAATCGTATAGAAAATAAGCTTGTTCAGAATAGAGTAGTGGATGAAGCAGCTTTTTATTTACTTAAGAATAATAAAGATTTATTTTACTCATCTACTGTGGATGTTACCGCAGAAATTACCGATTTAAAAGGAGATCATCCTGTGATTGAAGATGGCAAGTATCAACTTCATTATAATGATTTTATGGATAAACTCCTGGCATTTGAAGCGAGTGAAGTTCGAATGTATCATCAATATCATGATATCAAAAAACGCTTAACAGCTGATTTTAAAGACAGAATCAGATTATCTGAATTCATGCCGCGTGTTCTTTCATCTTTTGTTAGAAACCAGTTAATTGATAAAGTTTACCTCAATATTATAGGAGACAACTTGGCTAAGCAAATTGGTACGGCAGGAGCTGATAAACGAACAGATTTGATGGGAATGTTGTTATTGATTTCTCCTCCGGGTTATGGTAAAACTACCTTGATGGAATATATCGCTTCCAGATTAGGATTGGTTTTTATGAAAATAAATGGTCCGGCTTTAGGTCATAACGTGGTTTCATTAGATCCTGAAGATGCTGATAATGCGGCGTCAAGAGAAGAGATCATGAAATTGAATCTTGGCTTGGAGATGGGGGATAATATTATGTTGTATTTGGATGATATCCAGCATTGTAATCCTGAGTTTTTGCAGAAGTTTATTTCGTTGGCAGATGGTCAAAGAAAAATAGAAGGAGTATACAATGGCAAGACCAAAACTTACGACTTCCGCGGAAAAAAGGTGGTTGTTGTAATGGCAGGGAATCCATATACAGAAAGTGGTGAAAAGTTCAGGATTCCGGATATGTTGGCCAATAGAGCTGATATTTATAACCTTGGTGACATATTGGGTGATTCAGATGAGGAATTTAAAATGAGTTACCTTGAGAATTCACTGACATCTAATAATGTGTTAGGAACATTAAAGGATAAAGGGAAAAAAGATGTGTATAATCTGATTAAGGTGGCACAAGGTCAACCTTTGGAAAGTATCACTTTTGAGAATTCATATACATCTGAAGAATTATCAGATATTCTAGCTGTGCTAAAAATGAGTCTTACAGTGCGAGATGTAGTGTTGAAAGTAAATCTTGAATACATTGATTCGGCCGGTAAAGAGGATGTTTTTAGAACTGAACCTCCTTTTAAGTTGCAGGGTTCATATCGTGATATGAATAAAATGGTTGAGAAATTGAATCCTTTAATGAATGATCAAGAGTTAGATACTTTGTTAATGTCTCACTACGAAAACGAAGCGCAAACTTTGACAACAGGAGCAGAAGCCAATCTACTTAAGTTAAAAGAATTGATTGGTAAATTATCTCCTGAAGAACAAACACGCTGGAATGAGATTAAAAAGGAGTATGCTAAGCGTCAAAAGTTGAAAGGATTTGGTGACTCAAATGAAATGATTCAAGTAATTTCGCAAATGGAGAATCTAAATGAAACCTTATCTGGTTTGGGACAAAATCAAGATCCGGATTTCATGGTTCAACTTAAGAAATTAACAGAAGGTGTAAGGGCTATTAGTACTGTTATGATTGAAAATAGAGACGGAGAATTCAAAACTACTTCTAAATCTTCAAGCACAACAAAAGGTAAAACTACATCTTCCAAAACCAAAGGGAAAAAGGATACAGAATAG
- a CDS encoding SDR family NAD(P)-dependent oxidoreductase, producing the protein MSKNIIVIGASRGIGRELAKKLAEDHNVLVMSRNLDKLKELQMTTLNPVKIASLDLAADNVREYISTIINEHFQHVDILINNAGYLVNKPFLETTAKDIKDVYATNVFGLVAACQAVVPFMKNGGHIVNIGSVGGVQGSAKFPGIGIYSSSKAAVAGFTECLAEELKDENIQVNCLALGAVQTEMLEEAFPGYEAPMGPIDMAEYIADFSLKANKWMNGKIISVSKSTP; encoded by the coding sequence ATGAGTAAAAACATCATAGTAATTGGTGCCAGTAGAGGAATTGGTAGAGAATTAGCTAAAAAGCTAGCTGAGGATCACAATGTATTAGTGATGTCTCGCAATTTGGACAAGTTGAAAGAATTGCAAATGACCACCTTGAATCCCGTAAAAATTGCATCTCTTGATTTGGCTGCAGACAATGTTAGGGAATATATTAGCACCATTATTAATGAGCATTTTCAGCATGTTGACATTTTGATTAACAATGCAGGTTATCTGGTAAACAAACCGTTTTTAGAAACTACTGCAAAAGATATTAAAGATGTTTACGCAACCAACGTTTTTGGATTAGTTGCTGCATGTCAGGCAGTGGTTCCTTTTATGAAAAACGGTGGTCATATTGTAAACATTGGTTCTGTAGGCGGAGTTCAGGGATCTGCTAAATTTCCTGGAATTGGAATCTACAGTTCATCTAAAGCAGCAGTTGCAGGATTTACAGAATGTTTAGCAGAAGAGTTAAAAGATGAAAACATCCAGGTAAACTGCTTGGCATTAGGAGCTGTTCAAACAGAGATGTTAGAAGAAGCTTTCCCAGGTTACGAAGCACCAATGGGACCAATAGATATGGCAGAATACATTGCGGACTTTTCTTTGAAAGCCAATAAATGGATGAACGGAAAAATCATTTCTGTTTCAAAATCTACTCCGTAA
- a CDS encoding alpha-ketoacid dehydrogenase subunit alpha/beta produces MAKKSNKSSIKFDRQKLSDNELVDIYKALIKPRLIEEKMLILLRQGKISKWFSGWGQEAISVGITLGLDEDEYIFPMHRNLGVFTSRNIPLNRLFAQFQGKMTGFTKGRDRSFHFGTKEHHIVGMISHLGPQLALGTGVALAHKLRGEGKVALAVTGDGGASEGDFHEALNVASVWDVPVIFVVENNQWGLSTPSNEQFRCKQFTDKGVGYGMDAFQIDGNNILEVYHAVRKIASSLRENPRPFLLECVSFRMRGHEEASGTKYYPEGIQDEWEKKDPVTNYEAYLLSEGVLTEAKAEKIKKEIKKEIQDELEVAYAEPNVTPDTDFEVNDVYAPYNPEYTAPDFSNTSEKRFVDAVSDGLRQSMQKFDDLIIMGQDIAEYGGVFKVTEGFVEEFGKDRIRNTPICESAIVGTALGLSINGMKGVMEMQFADFVTVGFNQIVNNLAKLHYRWGEKADVVVRMPTGGGSAAGPFHSQSNEAWFTHTPGLKVVYPSSPHEAKGLLAASIEDPNPVIFFEHKGLYRSIKEEVPDNYYTLEIGKANLVREGKSASVITYGMGVHWAKEVAEKHNLDIDILDLRTLLPLDMDAIYTTARKTGRVLILHEDCLTGGIGGEISARITEECFEYLDAPVMREASLDTPVPFDGELEKNFMPKDRFEQKIQDLINY; encoded by the coding sequence ATGGCTAAGAAAAGCAACAAATCCAGTATTAAGTTCGATAGACAAAAATTGTCGGACAATGAATTAGTAGATATCTATAAAGCCCTTATTAAACCAAGATTGATAGAGGAGAAAATGTTAATCCTTTTGAGACAAGGAAAAATTTCTAAATGGTTTTCTGGATGGGGGCAAGAAGCAATTTCTGTAGGAATTACTTTAGGTTTGGATGAAGATGAATATATCTTCCCAATGCATAGAAATCTAGGGGTTTTTACTTCTAGAAACATTCCTTTAAATAGATTATTTGCTCAATTTCAAGGAAAAATGACTGGTTTCACCAAAGGAAGAGATCGTTCTTTTCACTTTGGAACAAAAGAGCATCATATTGTTGGGATGATATCTCACTTGGGGCCACAATTAGCGTTGGGAACTGGTGTTGCATTAGCGCATAAATTAAGAGGAGAAGGGAAGGTTGCTTTGGCAGTAACAGGTGATGGTGGAGCAAGTGAGGGAGATTTTCATGAAGCATTGAATGTGGCTTCTGTTTGGGATGTTCCTGTAATTTTTGTTGTGGAGAATAATCAATGGGGATTATCAACACCTTCAAATGAGCAATTTAGATGTAAGCAGTTTACAGATAAAGGAGTAGGCTATGGAATGGATGCTTTTCAAATTGATGGTAACAATATTTTAGAGGTTTATCATGCAGTTAGAAAAATTGCATCTTCTCTGAGAGAAAACCCTCGTCCTTTTTTATTGGAATGTGTTTCTTTCAGAATGAGAGGGCATGAAGAAGCATCAGGAACCAAATACTACCCTGAAGGTATTCAGGATGAATGGGAGAAAAAAGATCCTGTTACTAACTACGAAGCATATTTGCTATCAGAAGGAGTTTTGACTGAAGCAAAAGCAGAGAAGATTAAAAAAGAAATCAAAAAAGAAATCCAGGATGAATTAGAAGTAGCTTATGCTGAGCCTAATGTTACTCCTGACACAGATTTTGAAGTAAATGATGTTTATGCACCTTACAATCCTGAATATACTGCTCCAGATTTTAGCAATACTTCAGAAAAAAGATTTGTGGATGCTGTGTCTGATGGTTTGCGTCAAAGTATGCAAAAGTTTGATGACTTAATAATCATGGGTCAGGATATAGCAGAATATGGAGGTGTTTTCAAAGTAACTGAAGGATTTGTAGAAGAATTCGGAAAAGATAGAATCAGAAATACCCCTATTTGTGAGTCTGCAATTGTGGGAACAGCGCTTGGACTCTCAATAAACGGAATGAAAGGTGTGATGGAAATGCAATTTGCTGATTTCGTAACTGTAGGTTTTAATCAGATTGTAAATAATCTGGCTAAACTTCACTATAGATGGGGTGAAAAAGCGGATGTTGTTGTAAGAATGCCAACTGGTGGAGGTTCTGCCGCAGGTCCGTTTCATTCACAAAGCAATGAGGCCTGGTTTACGCATACACCGGGATTAAAAGTAGTTTATCCTTCATCTCCTCATGAGGCCAAAGGTTTATTGGCTGCTTCAATTGAAGATCCTAATCCTGTAATTTTCTTTGAGCATAAAGGTTTGTATAGATCTATCAAAGAAGAAGTGCCTGACAATTATTACACACTAGAAATTGGTAAAGCTAATTTGGTGAGAGAAGGTAAATCTGCATCTGTAATTACTTACGGAATGGGAGTTCACTGGGCAAAAGAAGTAGCTGAGAAACACAATCTTGATATTGATATTCTTGATTTAAGAACTTTGCTTCCGCTTGATATGGATGCAATTTATACTACAGCACGCAAAACAGGACGTGTACTTATTTTACATGAAGATTGCTTAACTGGTGGAATAGGAGGAGAAATCTCAGCTCGAATTACTGAAGAGTGTTTTGAGTATTTAGATGCTCCTGTAATGCGCGAAGCCAGTTTAGATACGCCTGTTCCTTTTGATGGTGAATTGGAAAAAAACTTCATGCCTAAGGATAGGTTTGAGCAAAAAATTCAGGATCTAATCAACTACTAA
- a CDS encoding MOSC domain-containing protein, giving the protein MRVISTNIGEKKAVKWRGKTVYTGIFKSPITDSIILGTEDVENDHVIDRKYHGGIDKACYIYSADHYNYWKKEYPQLNFEHGMFGENITVEGFDDTQIMIGDQYAIGETLVEISQPRFPCFKLGIRFDSQTVLKKFISFERPGTYVSVLKTGKVSVNDQMKLVKRGDYNLGLVELYHLSYTDDCNDIERIQFLLQQTYVTEECKEGMEKRLKALR; this is encoded by the coding sequence ATGCGTGTTATCTCTACTAATATTGGAGAAAAAAAAGCTGTTAAATGGAGAGGAAAAACCGTTTACACAGGCATCTTTAAATCCCCAATTACTGACTCAATAATTCTTGGTACAGAAGATGTAGAAAATGACCATGTTATTGATAGAAAATACCATGGAGGGATAGACAAAGCTTGCTACATCTATAGCGCAGATCACTACAATTATTGGAAAAAAGAATATCCCCAACTTAATTTTGAACATGGGATGTTTGGAGAAAATATAACAGTAGAAGGATTTGACGATACTCAAATTATGATTGGCGATCAATACGCTATTGGTGAAACTTTGGTTGAAATAAGTCAACCACGATTTCCTTGTTTTAAACTAGGAATAAGATTTGACAGTCAAACTGTACTTAAAAAATTCATCTCATTTGAAAGACCCGGAACTTATGTTAGCGTATTGAAAACCGGTAAAGTTTCTGTTAATGATCAAATGAAACTGGTAAAGAGAGGTGATTACAATTTAGGTTTAGTAGAACTATATCATCTTAGTTATACTGACGATTGTAATGATATTGAACGCATTCAGTTCTTACTTCAACAAACTTATGTAACTGAGGAGTGTAAAGAAGGAATGGAGAAAAGGCTAAAGGCTTTACGCTAA
- a CDS encoding 2Fe-2S iron-sulfur cluster-binding protein: MRATFNQLTIKDIRKETADTVSIAFDVPANLADAYKYVPGQYLTLKAMINGEDVRRSYSICSGINDNELRVAVKEVENGKFSSYANNSLKAGDQMEVMTPEGGFTITPNSVNANNYVFYAAGSGVTPVLSMIKSILETESNSNVFLYYGNKTAADTIFKSTFDGLDSKYSNFNLRYILSREDSGDANRNGRIDNDKCAHFFDAELRDLKIEGVYTCGPESMIECVKDFYISKGLLHKVHFELFTTPVAAADEANVSIGEDVIVNSNVTVIIDDEEYSFTLKSDGPDVLSAAQDADADVPFSCKGGVCCTCKAKVLEGKVKMKLNYALEEDEVAEGFVLTCQSHPITEKVVISYDEY, from the coding sequence ATGAGAGCCACTTTTAATCAACTGACAATCAAAGATATTAGAAAAGAAACTGCTGATACAGTTTCAATTGCATTTGACGTACCTGCTAATTTAGCAGATGCTTACAAATATGTTCCAGGACAGTATTTGACATTAAAAGCCATGATAAATGGAGAAGATGTTAGAAGATCATACTCTATTTGTTCAGGAATTAATGACAATGAATTACGTGTTGCAGTAAAAGAAGTAGAAAACGGTAAGTTTTCTTCTTATGCCAATAACAGCTTAAAGGCAGGCGATCAAATGGAAGTAATGACTCCTGAAGGTGGTTTTACAATTACACCTAATAGCGTCAATGCTAATAATTATGTGTTTTATGCTGCAGGAAGTGGAGTGACTCCTGTTTTATCAATGATCAAGTCTATTTTAGAAACTGAAAGCAACAGCAATGTGTTTTTATACTATGGAAACAAAACTGCTGCTGACACCATCTTTAAATCAACTTTTGACGGCTTAGACTCAAAATACAGCAATTTCAATCTTAGATATATTTTAAGTAGAGAAGACAGTGGAGATGCAAATAGAAATGGAAGAATCGATAATGATAAATGTGCTCATTTCTTTGATGCTGAATTGAGAGATTTAAAAATTGAAGGAGTTTACACTTGTGGACCTGAATCAATGATTGAATGCGTAAAAGACTTCTATATCAGCAAAGGTTTATTACACAAAGTTCACTTTGAATTATTTACTACGCCTGTTGCAGCAGCTGATGAGGCAAATGTAAGTATAGGAGAAGATGTTATTGTAAACTCAAACGTTACAGTTATTATTGATGACGAAGAATACAGCTTTACTTTAAAGTCTGATGGACCGGATGTTTTATCGGCAGCACAAGATGCAGATGCAGATGTTCCTTTCTCTTGTAAAGGAGGAGTTTGTTGTACTTGTAAAGCGAAAGTATTAGAAGGAAAAGTTAAAATGAAATTAAACTATGCGCTAGAAGAAGATGAAGTTGCTGAAGGTTTTGTTTTAACTTGTCAATCTCACCCTATTACAGAGAAAGTTGTCATTTCGTATGACGAATACTAA